The following are encoded together in the Weissella soli genome:
- a CDS encoding CDP-glycerol glycerophosphotransferase family protein has product MKLLKGLNQVWKNRIKNSTHLGEWYHFVAVLYVKILQLLFPVNQKQILFVSYSGRQYSDSPKELYLQLSQDPRFTDYKLIWALNEPDKVPSIPAENKISANKISYFYHLVRSKYWVANSSIDRLLAFKHPNNIYIQFWHGIPLKKLGPHEKGLSRLVKSWYKNVEFDYFFTHNTYDEGIFKTVFPKTKQFVQTGSLRFDVIERRKHNLDKYRETLQLDPHKPTILYVPTFREYTPAMATGFSEAYFKHLTNHYNVLYRGHYFKLGQNYKNVTTVNKESLYKLFWIADILVTDYSSAIFEFLPFNKPIYFFEPDITEYQQRRGLYLSPEALGFPVAHSEFEFDELLENKPNLKRVIKATRDEYLPVELRDKTREFIINKILLQTID; this is encoded by the coding sequence ATGAAATTATTAAAAGGGCTAAACCAAGTATGGAAAAATCGAATTAAAAATTCGACCCATCTTGGTGAATGGTATCATTTTGTCGCGGTACTTTACGTCAAAATTCTACAGTTGCTATTCCCAGTGAATCAAAAGCAAATATTGTTTGTTTCATATAGTGGTCGACAATATTCAGATTCTCCAAAAGAACTTTATCTGCAGCTATCACAAGATCCAAGATTTACTGATTATAAATTAATTTGGGCACTGAACGAACCAGACAAAGTGCCAAGTATCCCGGCAGAGAATAAAATAAGTGCTAATAAAATTTCATATTTTTATCACTTGGTACGTTCAAAGTACTGGGTTGCAAATAGCTCGATAGATCGTTTGTTAGCTTTCAAACATCCTAACAACATATATATTCAGTTCTGGCATGGCATTCCGCTCAAAAAATTGGGACCTCACGAAAAAGGGTTGTCCCGTTTGGTTAAATCTTGGTATAAGAATGTCGAATTTGATTATTTTTTTACGCATAATACGTACGACGAAGGAATTTTCAAAACTGTTTTTCCAAAAACGAAACAATTTGTACAAACAGGAAGTTTACGATTTGATGTTATTGAACGTCGAAAGCATAACTTAGATAAATATAGAGAAACATTGCAGCTCGATCCGCACAAACCAACAATTTTATATGTACCGACTTTCAGGGAGTACACGCCGGCAATGGCAACTGGTTTTTCGGAAGCCTACTTCAAGCATCTGACAAATCACTATAATGTATTATATCGTGGACACTATTTCAAGTTAGGGCAAAACTATAAAAATGTGACTACTGTCAACAAAGAATCCCTGTATAAATTGTTTTGGATCGCTGATATTTTGGTGACCGATTACTCTTCCGCAATTTTCGAATTCTTGCCGTTCAACAAACCAATATATTTCTTTGAGCCAGATATAACAGAGTATCAACAGCGTAGGGGATTATACCTTTCACCAGAGGCTCTAGGATTTCCTGTTGCTCACTCGGAATTTGAATTTGATGAGTTATTAGAAAATAAGCCGAATTTAAAGCGGGTAATTAAAGCAACACGGGATGAATATTTGCCAGTGGAACTGCGAGATAAGACACGCGAATTTATCATAAATAAAATCTTATTGCAAACCATTGATTGA
- a CDS encoding GNAT family N-acetyltransferase produces the protein MPENELIVSKEYGIGHLSDLALAIRKTVFVTEQKVPLELELDDFDDATTHYIGFVSDRATTTARVHIMDTGNWHVQRVATLPEERGKGFSSVIMNAIIDDAKEAGAPQIELGAQLERRSFYEKFGFKAVGDTFLDAGIEHIEMILPLK, from the coding sequence ATGCCAGAAAACGAATTGATTGTTAGCAAAGAATACGGTATTGGCCATCTTAGCGATCTCGCTTTGGCTATCCGTAAAACCGTTTTTGTCACTGAACAAAAGGTACCCCTTGAACTTGAGCTAGACGACTTTGATGATGCAACAACTCATTATATCGGCTTCGTCAGTGATCGGGCTACTACGACCGCTCGTGTCCATATTATGGATACCGGTAATTGGCACGTGCAACGCGTCGCAACTTTACCGGAAGAACGCGGTAAGGGGTTCTCATCGGTAATTATGAATGCCATCATTGATGATGCCAAGGAAGCGGGTGCACCCCAAATTGAATTAGGTGCACAACTAGAGCGACGTTCATTTTATGAAAAATTTGGCTTCAAAGCCGTCGGGGATACCTTCCTAGATGCCGGCATTGAGCACATTGAAATGATTTTACCATTAAAATAA
- a CDS encoding MerR family transcriptional regulator → MGYDQANIIKSAFNSDKFQFRIGEMAAMTGVSTRQLRYWESKGIVSSIERAGEQDARVYTFSTFVRVSSIKALLDEGYTLKAAVAKTNERVAMWSLIHNFVPHLINGIAEIDGKQMLDMGMLDATTHLYAYRNDAGQVLYHQVKEEA, encoded by the coding sequence ATGGGATATGACCAAGCAAACATTATAAAAAGTGCCTTTAATTCAGATAAATTCCAGTTCCGCATTGGTGAGATGGCCGCAATGACGGGTGTGTCAACACGTCAATTGCGGTACTGGGAGAGTAAGGGAATTGTTTCGTCGATTGAACGGGCTGGTGAACAGGATGCGCGCGTTTACACATTTAGCACATTCGTCCGTGTCTCAAGCATTAAGGCGTTACTCGATGAGGGCTACACGCTTAAAGCTGCTGTGGCCAAGACGAATGAGCGGGTTGCGATGTGGTCGTTAATTCATAATTTCGTGCCACACTTGATTAATGGTATCGCAGAAATCGATGGGAAACAGATGCTAGATATGGGGATGCTCGATGCCACGACACATCTTTACGCGTATCGAAATGACGCAGGTCAGGTTCTGTATCACCAAGTGAAAGAGGAAGCATGA
- a CDS encoding M15 family metallopeptidase — MKKGLGILAALLIIAAGGYVALNQHSATKQDIKKTVSKVKQSVSRETSAQKKYPIKIKTGTEAAKLLIVVNKKHPLPSDYNPYNGAVTGNNPDGGGLMTAANEAKSKLILAMQQAGFPIASNVSSFRYYSYQQSLYDGYVTQHGQSWADKYSARPGYSEHQSGMAFDLVGEDGDLPTSTTMYNWLKNHAYKYGLIIRYPKGKASITGYDQEQWHLRYIGVKYATEMHKWGVATLEEFTGISGGDYNSDKSADVSALDEYK; from the coding sequence ATGAAAAAAGGTTTGGGAATTTTAGCTGCGCTTTTGATAATTGCAGCGGGCGGATATGTTGCCTTAAATCAGCATTCAGCCACAAAACAAGACATTAAAAAGACAGTCAGCAAAGTAAAACAAAGTGTTTCACGTGAAACATCAGCCCAGAAGAAGTATCCGATTAAGATCAAAACAGGAACTGAGGCTGCTAAACTACTAATAGTAGTGAACAAGAAGCACCCTTTACCCAGCGATTATAATCCTTATAATGGCGCTGTTACGGGTAATAACCCGGATGGTGGTGGTTTGATGACGGCTGCAAATGAAGCAAAAAGTAAATTGATCTTAGCGATGCAACAGGCCGGGTTCCCGATAGCTTCAAATGTATCTAGTTTTCGGTACTATAGTTATCAACAATCCTTATATGACGGCTACGTGACGCAACACGGTCAATCATGGGCTGACAAGTATTCAGCACGGCCAGGTTATTCAGAGCATCAATCAGGCATGGCGTTTGATCTAGTCGGTGAAGATGGTGATCTACCTACAAGTACAACGATGTATAACTGGTTGAAGAATCATGCCTATAAGTATGGGTTGATTATCCGATACCCAAAGGGCAAAGCGTCAATTACGGGTTATGATCAGGAACAGTGGCATCTACGCTATATTGGAGTGAAGTATGCTACAGAAATGCATAAATGGGGTGTCGCAACACTCGAAGAGTTCACAGGTATCTCAGGTGGTGACTACAACAGTGATAAGTCAGCTGACGTTTCAGCTTTAGATGAGTATAAGTAG
- a CDS encoding IpaB/EvcA family protein translates to MSEMKFLDDTLKLLEQVNQVYPGSVILRGQGEASGIITHDQVTTEMLETRLMVEVTDATAPDFQATHELLHMLLTLSGFPQVYFQLKTGDEDVTNQLMVMATYLYRPALHAIIYREQAKHGLLTAEVAEAYAKGVMTTLTKETPGNRDEAALRLLTLLDAKVFMHNVPTDTTAFTATFMDAFPEAWQGATLIFDQMAIDHIVDAFTLHQAIVTAFDGFDAMMITWQLPELNSKEFTTVTPVLSERQLRLPVAQVFDIKHVDLLNQVTGDTAYVGLQKSSGQNSFVLAAPTEATADWFKELYAMPVQDLFDQMKQPFTMR, encoded by the coding sequence ATGAGTGAAATGAAATTTTTAGATGATACATTAAAGTTGTTAGAGCAAGTTAATCAAGTTTACCCAGGGTCTGTCATTTTACGGGGCCAAGGTGAGGCTTCAGGGATAATCACTCATGATCAGGTGACAACTGAAATGTTGGAAACGCGTTTAATGGTTGAAGTCACTGACGCGACAGCTCCGGATTTCCAGGCGACACATGAGTTGTTGCACATGTTGTTGACATTATCAGGATTTCCACAGGTCTATTTTCAATTAAAAACTGGGGATGAGGATGTGACCAACCAATTAATGGTGATGGCTACGTATCTTTATCGGCCAGCTCTGCATGCAATCATCTATCGTGAACAAGCCAAACACGGTTTGCTAACGGCTGAAGTTGCGGAGGCCTATGCCAAGGGAGTCATGACCACTTTGACCAAGGAAACACCAGGTAATCGTGATGAAGCTGCCTTACGTTTGTTGACTTTGCTAGATGCGAAGGTTTTCATGCATAACGTGCCGACTGACACGACTGCTTTCACGGCTACTTTTATGGATGCATTCCCAGAAGCTTGGCAAGGTGCTACGTTGATTTTTGATCAAATGGCAATTGACCATATCGTGGATGCATTCACGTTGCATCAAGCGATTGTGACCGCCTTTGATGGGTTTGATGCGATGATGATCACTTGGCAATTACCAGAGTTGAATAGTAAAGAGTTCACGACAGTGACGCCTGTTCTTTCAGAACGGCAATTGCGTTTACCTGTGGCCCAAGTGTTTGATATTAAGCATGTGGATTTGTTGAACCAAGTGACTGGTGACACGGCCTATGTTGGGTTACAGAAGTCTTCTGGGCAAAATAGTTTTGTCTTAGCTGCCCCAACTGAAGCTACTGCTGATTGGTTTAAGGAGTTGTACGCCATGCCAGTGCAAGACTTGTTTGATCAAATGAAACAACCATTTACTATGCGCTAA
- a CDS encoding hydroxymethylglutaryl-CoA reductase, degradative has translation MANLTGFYKRSMAERIALLAAEIGLSDEQTTMMRLHQSVIGDNQVENYLYNFGVPTGLLIDLPVNGRLVNVPMSTEEPSVIAAANNGAKMMRAGLGVQTQASQRLVRGQIILTDIIDMVTLQQYVTLHETELLQIANAAHPSMARRGGGAKSILFEQLDEQRAIVNILVDPQAAMGANVVNTMAEAVADELRGQGYSVLMAILSNLASEALIHATVRIPVAALATKQGVTGAEIVAKIAEASLIETLSPYRAATANKGLLNGIEAAVLASGNDTRAVNATLHAFAARSGQYRGLTRWTVAGAELVGETTLPLLLGVVGGSIGIVPAVKLNHQIMGNPTVEELTAIVAAVGLAQNLAALRALVSTGIQAGHMALQAKSLALQVGAQPDEVGKLTDLIQQADKIDETHARSLLHALRNGK, from the coding sequence ATGGCAAATCTAACGGGATTTTACAAACGCTCGATGGCTGAACGCATTGCATTGTTAGCCGCAGAAATTGGCCTTTCGGATGAACAAACGACGATGATGCGTCTGCATCAATCGGTCATCGGGGATAATCAGGTTGAAAATTATCTTTATAATTTTGGTGTACCAACAGGCTTGTTAATTGATTTGCCGGTGAATGGTCGCTTAGTGAACGTACCGATGAGCACAGAGGAACCGAGTGTCATTGCGGCCGCAAATAACGGTGCTAAAATGATGCGCGCTGGCCTTGGGGTGCAAACCCAAGCATCACAACGGTTAGTGCGCGGGCAAATTATTCTGACGGATATTATTGACATGGTCACGTTGCAGCAATATGTGACGTTGCATGAAACAGAATTGCTGCAAATTGCCAATGCTGCACATCCTTCGATGGCCCGCCGTGGTGGTGGTGCGAAGTCAATTCTTTTCGAGCAATTGGACGAACAGCGGGCGATTGTCAATATTTTAGTTGATCCACAAGCTGCCATGGGTGCCAATGTCGTGAATACCATGGCTGAAGCGGTTGCTGATGAATTACGTGGGCAAGGATATTCGGTTTTAATGGCAATCTTGTCAAACTTGGCCAGTGAGGCGTTAATTCACGCGACCGTCCGGATACCAGTTGCTGCCCTTGCAACGAAGCAAGGGGTGACGGGCGCAGAAATTGTGGCAAAGATTGCTGAAGCCAGTTTGATTGAAACGCTATCACCTTACCGTGCGGCGACGGCCAATAAAGGCTTGCTCAATGGCATTGAGGCCGCAGTGCTAGCCAGTGGTAATGACACGCGGGCAGTCAATGCGACTTTGCATGCTTTTGCTGCGCGGTCAGGTCAATATCGCGGTTTGACGCGTTGGACGGTTGCTGGGGCTGAATTAGTGGGCGAGACCACCCTACCCTTGTTATTGGGGGTGGTTGGTGGTTCAATCGGTATTGTACCAGCAGTTAAGTTGAACCATCAGATCATGGGGAATCCCACGGTTGAGGAGTTAACAGCGATTGTTGCAGCGGTTGGGTTGGCCCAGAACTTAGCTGCGTTGCGTGCGTTGGTTTCCACAGGTATTCAAGCAGGGCATATGGCATTGCAGGCCAAGTCGTTAGCATTACAAGTGGGTGCTCAGCCCGATGAGGTTGGCAAGCTGACCGACCTGATTCAACAAGCTGATAAAATTGATGAAACACATGCACGGTCATTGCTGCATGCACTACGAAATGGAAAATGA
- a CDS encoding NAD-dependent protein deacylase, producing MITEAVQKQFDEAQHIVFLTGAGVSTASGIPDYRSKGGLYDGITLRPEYLLSTDALREAPEKMYQFMRDNMYFPAAEPNIIHQKMATLTQQGRARIVTQNVDGLHTKAGAEHVLEFHGSLYRIYGTQTKQPATVDQYLQSMYAANGELLRPAITLYGEIPFRVDEAAQWVATADLIVIVGTSFVVYPFAGLLQYAKLTAHMMAINLERISAPDRVEQIIGDATVFFSELKVN from the coding sequence ATGATCACTGAAGCAGTGCAGAAACAATTTGATGAAGCACAGCACATTGTTTTTTTAACCGGTGCAGGTGTTTCAACGGCATCTGGTATTCCCGACTATCGATCTAAGGGGGGGTTATATGATGGGATTACCTTGCGACCGGAGTATTTATTGAGTACGGATGCATTGCGGGAAGCTCCTGAGAAAATGTATCAGTTTATGCGGGATAATATGTATTTTCCCGCTGCTGAACCAAATATCATTCATCAGAAGATGGCAACATTAACGCAACAAGGTCGGGCTAGAATTGTGACACAAAACGTCGATGGTTTGCATACTAAAGCAGGCGCTGAGCATGTTTTGGAGTTTCACGGGTCGCTATATAGAATCTATGGGACTCAGACTAAGCAGCCAGCTACAGTGGATCAATATTTGCAATCTATGTATGCAGCTAATGGGGAATTGCTTCGGCCGGCCATTACGTTATATGGTGAGATTCCATTTAGAGTGGATGAGGCTGCGCAATGGGTTGCCACAGCTGATTTGATTGTGATTGTTGGGACTAGTTTTGTGGTTTATCCTTTTGCGGGACTACTACAATATGCCAAGCTGACTGCTCATATGATGGCGATTAATCTCGAGCGCATCTCGGCACCTGATCGGGTGGAGCAAATTATTGGGGATGCGACGGTCTTTTTTTCAGAGTTAAAAGTGAATTAG
- the tagD gene encoding glycerol-3-phosphate cytidylyltransferase, whose protein sequence is MKRVITYGTFDMLHYGHINLLRRAKEMGDYLIVALSTDEFNWDSKNKKTYFTYEQRKQLLEALRYVDLVIPEEGWGQKVSDIKLYKVDTFVMGDDWKGQFDYLEDETDAEVVYLGRTPEISTTQIKKDLTGGNLITEHESVIEK, encoded by the coding sequence ATGAAGCGAGTAATTACATACGGTACCTTTGATATGTTGCATTACGGACATATTAATCTGTTGCGCCGTGCAAAGGAAATGGGAGACTATCTCATTGTTGCGTTATCAACGGACGAATTCAACTGGGATTCAAAAAATAAGAAAACCTACTTTACTTATGAACAACGCAAGCAATTGCTTGAAGCATTGCGCTATGTTGATTTAGTCATCCCTGAAGAAGGATGGGGTCAAAAGGTTTCTGACATTAAATTGTATAAAGTTGATACCTTCGTCATGGGCGATGATTGGAAGGGGCAATTTGACTATCTTGAAGATGAGACAGATGCTGAAGTCGTATATCTTGGTCGTACACCTGAGATTTCTACTACTCAAATTAAGAAGGATTTGACAGGTGGTAACTTGATTACTGAACACGAATCCGTGATTGAAAAGTAA
- a CDS encoding LTA synthase family protein: protein MRHYGRIDWLKSRVGFVLLLVLLVWAKTMMADVLDFNLFSGSSIIQIITTLINPLPLALLLIGVAFYFHKAKLFYPVAIIMYVINVVLLQLNVIYYREFSDFMSVSTMLGYDKVNQGLGASGFALTNIHDIFFWADVVVFVVLFFMKKFRFDKLATTKLMGFSFTTFALFLFLITLTLGEIDRPQLITRQFDSKYLVKYLGLDAYTAFDGLRVQRVNEQRKSAKKSDIDKVLAYVKKHNVSDNAKYVGVAKGKNVFVIHLESFQQFVIDLKVNGKEVTPTLNSIYHSKSTIAFSNFFNQVGQGKTSDAETMLETGLFGLPTGSLFATQGSDQTFEAMPAILRQTEGYSSAVFHGNNASFWNRSNTYKNMGYQYFFDASYYDTSGEKAMGYGLKDKLLFYDSIPYLERLQQPFYAKYITVTNHFPYDLDETDKDANFKTTSTDSDVVNGYFETNHYLDQSIAEFYKYLKKSGLYNNSIVVLYGDHYGISNSENKTLASVLGKNADNWTDWDNAQMQRVPFMVNIPGYTDGGVKDTYGGEIDVMPTLLRLLGVKNPSKYVNVGQDLLSSKRSKVVAFRDKDWVSAEYSYVNGNLYDKNGKVIAEDDWTTAQQKLVKKYQKEVNKQLAVSDSVNQKDLLRFYTPKGFKGIKAKNYNYSNGLNKLIKLEKSMGVRSTDQYTKNNDKMTQNLYNTDAPEKDLPKTNTSRIQQTNPDGGDTTDGGSSEDDTPNP from the coding sequence ATGAGACATTATGGTCGAATTGATTGGTTGAAGTCACGGGTAGGCTTTGTTTTGCTGTTGGTCCTATTAGTTTGGGCTAAAACAATGATGGCTGACGTGCTTGATTTCAATTTATTTAGTGGATCAAGTATTATCCAAATTATTACTACTCTAATCAACCCCTTGCCGTTGGCATTGTTGTTGATTGGTGTGGCCTTCTATTTTCATAAGGCCAAACTATTCTACCCAGTTGCCATCATTATGTATGTCATCAATGTGGTGCTTTTACAGTTGAATGTCATCTATTATCGTGAATTTTCAGACTTTATGTCCGTTTCAACGATGTTGGGTTATGACAAGGTGAACCAGGGTCTGGGTGCTTCAGGATTTGCGCTGACTAATATCCATGACATTTTCTTTTGGGCAGATGTGGTGGTGTTCGTTGTCTTGTTCTTTATGAAGAAGTTTCGTTTTGATAAATTAGCAACGACTAAATTGATGGGCTTTAGTTTCACCACGTTTGCATTATTCCTATTTTTAATCACCTTAACGCTTGGTGAAATCGACCGGCCCCAATTGATCACGCGTCAGTTTGATTCCAAGTATTTGGTAAAGTACTTAGGGTTGGATGCCTATACTGCTTTTGATGGGCTGCGCGTCCAACGGGTGAACGAACAACGTAAATCAGCTAAGAAGTCAGACATTGATAAAGTATTAGCGTATGTCAAAAAACATAATGTTTCAGATAATGCTAAGTATGTCGGGGTTGCTAAGGGCAAGAATGTCTTTGTGATTCACTTGGAGTCCTTTCAACAATTCGTCATTGATTTGAAGGTCAATGGTAAAGAGGTCACACCAACGCTAAATAGTATCTATCATTCTAAGTCGACGATTGCTTTTAGTAATTTCTTTAATCAAGTGGGTCAGGGTAAGACTTCTGACGCGGAAACAATGTTGGAGACGGGGCTCTTTGGTTTGCCTACGGGCTCACTCTTTGCCACCCAAGGTTCAGATCAAACGTTTGAGGCCATGCCAGCGATTTTGCGTCAAACAGAGGGTTACTCATCTGCTGTTTTTCATGGTAATAATGCTAGTTTCTGGAATCGTAGTAATACCTATAAGAATATGGGTTACCAGTACTTCTTTGATGCCAGTTATTATGACACTTCCGGTGAGAAGGCCATGGGCTATGGACTGAAGGACAAGTTGTTATTTTATGATTCAATTCCATATTTGGAACGTCTACAACAACCATTTTATGCAAAGTATATTACCGTGACAAACCACTTCCCGTATGACTTGGATGAAACTGATAAGGATGCCAATTTTAAGACAACTAGTACCGATTCAGATGTTGTAAATGGTTATTTTGAAACGAATCATTACCTTGATCAATCGATTGCTGAGTTCTATAAATATCTCAAGAAGTCGGGTCTGTATAACAATTCAATTGTTGTTTTGTATGGTGATCATTATGGTATTTCCAATTCAGAAAATAAAACTTTAGCCTCAGTGCTTGGCAAGAATGCTGACAATTGGACGGATTGGGATAATGCCCAAATGCAACGGGTACCATTTATGGTTAACATTCCTGGTTACACTGATGGTGGTGTCAAAGATACGTATGGTGGTGAAATTGACGTCATGCCAACGCTGTTACGTCTGCTTGGGGTTAAAAATCCATCGAAGTATGTGAATGTTGGTCAAGATTTACTGTCATCAAAGCGTTCAAAAGTAGTCGCCTTCCGTGATAAGGATTGGGTTAGTGCTGAGTATAGCTACGTGAATGGTAACTTGTATGATAAGAATGGTAAGGTCATTGCTGAGGATGATTGGACAACCGCTCAGCAAAAGCTAGTCAAGAAGTATCAAAAGGAAGTGAACAAGCAATTGGCGGTTTCCGATTCGGTTAACCAAAAAGATCTGTTACGCTTCTATACACCTAAGGGCTTTAAGGGTATTAAGGCCAAGAACTATAATTATTCCAATGGTTTAAATAAGTTGATCAAACTTGAGAAGAGTATGGGTGTCCGCTCAACGGATCAATATACTAAAAACAATGATAAGATGACGCAGAATTTGTATAACACAGATGCGCCCGAAAAGGATTTGCCAAAAACAAACACGTCACGTATCCAGCAAACGAATCCCGATGGCGGGGATACAACAGATGGTGGTTCGAGTGAGGATGATACACCAAATCCATAA